A window of the Gordonia humi genome harbors these coding sequences:
- a CDS encoding aldehyde dehydrogenase family protein produces MTTPHYRMIIGGTEIDSDDRYELVNPATEDVIASAAKGDASHVDAAVAEAKKTFEAGIWRNLPTAERAAVFDRAADLLETRADEMVRLTTMEDGTTVRLANVFSVIMPSGNLRYFADELRRYNPDSPGELVGPPYQAGKVRREPLGVCAAITPWNFPVALGAWKVLPALAMGNSVVLKPDEKTPITSLILAEILSEAGLPDGVFNVVTGDGETVGARLSAHPDVRKIAFTGSTEVGKKIVESSVGNLKRVTLELGGKGANVVLEDADIRTAVDGSIWAFLMHSGQACESGTRLLLPSSIHDEFVERLIERLKTIVIGDPSDPATDIGPLISAGQRDRVLKYLDIAKQEGATIAYGGGVPAGDIFTKGFWVEPTVLTGVTNDMTVAREEVFGPVLAVIRYDSVDEAIKIANDSEYGLSAGVWSEDLATAVSVAEQLESGSVWINDWHMINQVYPFGGFKQSGQGRELGRDAFSAYTQQKSIQVGVEKKLENRAYAMVLSTPPDN; encoded by the coding sequence ATGACTACCCCCCATTACCGAATGATCATCGGTGGCACGGAGATCGACTCCGACGACCGGTACGAACTTGTCAACCCGGCTACCGAAGATGTGATCGCCTCCGCAGCGAAGGGTGACGCGAGCCATGTCGACGCTGCGGTGGCCGAGGCCAAGAAGACCTTCGAGGCCGGCATATGGCGGAATCTGCCGACTGCCGAGCGTGCCGCGGTCTTCGATCGGGCCGCCGACCTGCTGGAGACCCGCGCCGACGAGATGGTCCGGCTCACCACTATGGAAGACGGCACCACTGTCCGGCTGGCCAACGTCTTCTCGGTGATTATGCCGTCTGGCAACCTGCGATACTTCGCCGACGAGTTGCGCCGCTACAACCCGGACTCCCCGGGTGAGCTGGTCGGCCCGCCGTACCAGGCCGGCAAGGTTCGCCGCGAGCCGCTCGGTGTCTGTGCCGCGATCACACCGTGGAACTTCCCGGTCGCCCTGGGCGCCTGGAAGGTCCTGCCGGCGCTGGCGATGGGCAACTCGGTGGTCCTCAAGCCGGACGAGAAGACCCCGATCACCTCGCTGATCCTCGCTGAGATTCTCAGCGAGGCAGGCCTGCCCGACGGTGTGTTCAACGTTGTCACCGGCGACGGCGAGACCGTCGGCGCCCGGCTTTCGGCTCACCCGGACGTCCGGAAGATCGCCTTTACCGGCTCCACCGAGGTCGGTAAGAAGATCGTCGAGAGCAGTGTCGGCAATCTCAAGCGAGTTACCCTCGAACTCGGCGGTAAGGGCGCGAACGTCGTGCTCGAAGACGCCGATATCCGGACTGCCGTCGATGGCTCGATCTGGGCTTTTCTCATGCACTCTGGCCAGGCCTGCGAGTCGGGCACCCGGCTGTTGTTGCCGTCGTCCATCCACGACGAGTTCGTCGAGCGATTGATCGAGCGGCTCAAGACCATCGTGATCGGCGACCCGAGTGACCCGGCCACCGACATCGGCCCGCTGATCAGTGCTGGCCAGCGTGATCGGGTCCTCAAGTACCTTGACATCGCCAAGCAAGAGGGTGCGACCATCGCCTACGGCGGCGGCGTTCCGGCAGGCGACATCTTCACCAAGGGCTTCTGGGTGGAGCCGACGGTTCTCACCGGCGTCACTAATGACATGACCGTCGCCCGCGAAGAGGTATTCGGTCCGGTGCTCGCGGTGATCCGCTACGACTCGGTTGATGAAGCGATCAAGATCGCCAACGACTCCGAGTACGGTCTCTCGGCGGGCGTGTGGAGCGAGGACCTCGCCACAGCTGTCAGCGTCGCCGAGCAGCTCGAGTCCGGGTCGGTGTGGATCAACGACTGGCACATGATCAACCAGGTCTATCCGTTCGGCGGCTTCAAACAGAGCGGTCAGGGCCGGGAACTGGGCCGCGACGCCTTCAGCGCATACACCCAACAAAAGTCGATCCAGGTCGGCGTGGAAAAGAAGCTCGAGAACCGCGCCTACGCGATGGTGCTCTCGACGCCTCCAGACAACTGA
- a CDS encoding cytochrome P450, producing the protein MTATVPEMPDMMSEEFARDPHKYYKIMRDHYPVVYHEASGYYFLSRFEDVANAYRDSEAFSNENYGFQMEPVIGRTVIQMGGREHVVHRQLVAPTLRGSYLQELIPQVDEIATQMIDEIEPGESVDLVEGFTRWFPINVIVRMLDLPKEDIPRFHDWYSSLMAFLGNLTQDPDIHAWGMRTQKEFPAYMLPLIAERRKNPGDDFISRLFDAEVDGEKYTDEQIKSLVGLLLIAGGETTDKAIASTLKHLLQRPDQLEAVKKDPSLATKALVENLRYHPPVQIILRTAVNDIEVSGTKIPAGSVIGLVNGAANRDERRYPDPDTFDIYRDDIPIKGAFGGSADHIAFALGRHFCVGSLLAKRESETAVTQLLEKFPNIRFADGYEPEDEGMFTRGPKDLLVNLT; encoded by the coding sequence ATGACTGCAACCGTTCCCGAGATGCCCGACATGATGTCGGAGGAATTTGCACGAGATCCGCACAAGTACTACAAGATCATGCGCGACCACTACCCGGTCGTGTACCACGAGGCGAGCGGGTACTACTTCCTCAGCCGCTTCGAGGACGTCGCCAACGCTTACCGGGATTCCGAGGCGTTCAGCAACGAGAACTATGGCTTCCAGATGGAGCCGGTGATCGGCCGCACGGTGATCCAGATGGGCGGACGTGAGCACGTGGTCCACCGTCAATTGGTCGCCCCGACACTGCGCGGCAGCTACCTGCAGGAACTGATTCCGCAAGTCGACGAGATCGCCACCCAGATGATCGACGAGATCGAGCCCGGCGAGTCGGTGGATCTCGTAGAGGGCTTCACCAGGTGGTTCCCGATCAACGTGATCGTCCGGATGCTCGACCTCCCCAAGGAGGATATTCCGAGGTTCCACGACTGGTACTCGTCGTTGATGGCCTTCCTGGGTAACCTGACCCAGGACCCGGACATCCACGCCTGGGGCATGCGGACGCAGAAGGAATTCCCCGCCTACATGCTCCCGCTGATCGCTGAGCGCCGGAAGAACCCCGGCGACGATTTCATCTCGCGTCTCTTCGATGCCGAGGTCGACGGCGAGAAGTACACCGACGAGCAGATCAAATCGTTGGTGGGGCTGCTGTTGATCGCGGGTGGCGAGACCACCGACAAGGCCATCGCCAGCACACTCAAACATCTGCTGCAGCGGCCCGACCAGCTTGAGGCCGTCAAGAAGGATCCCAGCTTGGCGACTAAGGCGCTCGTCGAGAACCTGCGCTACCACCCGCCGGTGCAGATCATCCTGCGCACCGCCGTCAACGACATCGAGGTGTCCGGCACGAAGATTCCCGCCGGCAGCGTGATCGGGCTGGTCAACGGCGCGGCCAACCGTGATGAGCGCCGCTACCCGGACCCGGACACGTTCGATATCTACCGCGACGACATCCCGATCAAGGGCGCCTTCGGCGGCTCCGCTGATCACATCGCGTTCGCTCTCGGCAGGCACTTCTGTGTCGGCTCGCTGCTGGCGAAGCGGGAGAGCGAGACCGCTGTCACCCAGCTGCTCGAGAAGTTCCCCAACATTCGATTCGCCGACGGCTATGAGCCCGAAGACGAGGGCATGTTCACTCGCGGTCCCAAGGACCTTCTGGTCAATCTCACATGA
- a CDS encoding DUF3566 domain-containing protein — protein MSTPDDQNVDRTNVERGQVVPPWKRGEKTSSTGLTAGDMAKAAGVDTGSRPAAGPAPRGGAPAGASRPTVSSSTASTGGGGQAGPQSGPLAPVQGPIAPGSTASPTQPPSGPKNVPAGAPKPPQGAAQGQGKPGQQPQAKPAVNAPVPGPQSKPSPAADGSGVETSKFVESDTRNIPRNELAKKDELPDLDAIHHVEASKEAASAARAQSQTIPSRSVGVPLRAAVQVRRVDPWSVFKVTGVLSIVGFFIWMIAIAVLYAVLAGMGLWDQINNSFASVVEGDSGGALISTGMVFGFSAGFGVVAAVLLTGLATISAYIYNVCADMVGGVEVTLADLD, from the coding sequence GTGAGCACACCTGACGACCAGAACGTCGACCGCACGAACGTCGAACGCGGCCAGGTCGTTCCGCCGTGGAAGCGCGGCGAGAAGACCTCGTCGACCGGCCTGACCGCCGGCGATATGGCGAAGGCCGCGGGCGTGGACACCGGCAGCAGACCGGCTGCCGGTCCCGCGCCACGCGGCGGTGCTCCGGCGGGAGCGTCTCGGCCGACCGTCTCGTCGTCGACGGCGAGTACGGGCGGGGGCGGACAGGCGGGGCCGCAGAGCGGCCCGCTGGCACCCGTGCAGGGACCGATCGCTCCCGGCTCGACCGCTTCGCCGACGCAGCCGCCGTCGGGGCCGAAGAACGTCCCGGCCGGTGCGCCGAAGCCGCCGCAGGGGGCGGCGCAGGGGCAGGGCAAGCCGGGGCAGCAGCCGCAGGCCAAGCCCGCCGTGAATGCGCCCGTACCGGGTCCGCAGAGCAAGCCGTCGCCCGCGGCCGACGGGAGCGGTGTCGAGACGTCCAAGTTCGTCGAGTCGGACACGCGTAACATTCCGCGGAACGAGTTGGCCAAGAAGGACGAGCTGCCCGACCTCGACGCCATCCACCACGTGGAGGCGTCGAAGGAGGCCGCCTCCGCGGCCCGCGCGCAGAGCCAGACGATCCCGTCGCGGTCGGTCGGCGTCCCACTGCGTGCCGCGGTGCAGGTCCGTCGCGTCGACCCGTGGTCGGTGTTCAAGGTGACCGGTGTGCTCTCGATCGTCGGGTTCTTCATCTGGATGATCGCGATCGCCGTCCTGTACGCGGTCCTGGCGGGTATGGGACTCTGGGACCAGATCAACAACTCGTTCGCCAGCGTCGTCGAAGGCGACAGCGGCGGTGCTCTGATCAGCACCGGTATGGTGTTCGGCTTCTCCGCTGGATTCGGTGTGGTGGCGGCCGTCCTGCTGACCGGCCTGGCGACGATCTCCGCGTACATCTACAACGTGTGCGCGGACATGGTCGGCGGCGTCGAAGTGACGTTGGCCGATCTCGACTGA
- the gyrA gene encoding DNA gyrase subunit A gives MSDESDLSPLNGDGAGDRIDPVDLGQEMQNSYIDYAMSVIVGRALPEVRDGLKPVHRRLLYASFDAGFRPDRGYVKSARPVSETMGNYHPHGDSSIYDALVRLAQPWSMRYPLIDGQGNFGSRGNDGAAAMRYTEARLTPLAMEMLRDITEETVDFIPNYDGKTQEPTVLPSRVPNLLINGSGGIAVGMATNIPPHNLREVADAVFWALENPDADEETTLAACMDAVKGPDFPTAGLIVGTQGIKDAYMTGRGSIRMRSVVEIEENKGTTTLVVTELPFQVNPDNLIGSIAEQVNDGKLKGISKIDDESSDRAGMRIVITLRRDAVARVVLNNLYKHSQLQTNFGANMLSIVDGVPRTLRLDQMIRFYVAHQIDVIVRRTRYRLRKAEERAHILRGLVKALDALDEVIALIRASANTEAARSGLMDLLDIDELQADAILAMQLRRLSALERQKIIDELDEIEREIADLKDILERPERQRAIVRDELKEVVDKYGDDRRTKIIAAEGDVNDEDLIAREDVVVTITETGYAKRTKTDLYRSQKRGGKGVQGAGLKQDDIVAHFFVSSTHDWLLFFTTKGRVYRAKAYELPEANRTARGQHVANLLAFQPEEKIAQVIRISGYNDADYLVLATRNGLVKKSRLDAFDSNRSGGIAAINLRGEDELVGAQLCSGADDLLLVSKKGQSIRFTADDETLRPMGRQTSGVQGMRFNDDDQLLSLNVVQDDTFLLVATSGGYAKRTDIAEYTAQGRGGKGVLTIQHDPKRGDLVGALIVDLDSEVYAITSSGGVIRTLAKQVRKAGRQTKGVRLMNLSDGDTLLAIARNADEPEEGAADAE, from the coding sequence ATGAGCGACGAATCCGATCTGTCACCGTTGAACGGCGACGGTGCCGGCGACCGGATCGACCCGGTCGACCTCGGCCAGGAGATGCAGAACTCCTACATCGACTACGCGATGAGCGTCATCGTCGGCCGTGCCCTGCCGGAGGTCCGCGACGGCCTCAAGCCGGTGCACCGTCGACTGCTGTACGCGTCGTTCGACGCGGGTTTCCGGCCGGACCGCGGTTATGTGAAGTCGGCGCGCCCCGTCTCGGAGACGATGGGCAACTATCACCCGCACGGCGACAGCTCGATCTACGATGCGCTGGTCCGCCTGGCGCAGCCGTGGTCGATGCGCTATCCGCTGATCGACGGCCAGGGCAACTTCGGTTCGCGCGGCAACGACGGTGCGGCCGCCATGCGTTACACCGAGGCCCGCCTCACCCCGCTGGCCATGGAGATGCTGCGCGACATCACCGAGGAGACCGTCGACTTCATCCCGAACTACGACGGCAAGACGCAGGAGCCGACGGTGCTGCCCTCGCGTGTGCCGAACCTGCTGATCAACGGTTCGGGCGGCATCGCCGTCGGTATGGCCACGAACATTCCGCCGCACAATCTCCGCGAGGTCGCCGACGCCGTCTTCTGGGCGTTGGAGAACCCGGACGCCGACGAGGAGACGACTCTCGCCGCGTGTATGGACGCCGTGAAGGGGCCGGACTTCCCGACGGCGGGGCTCATCGTCGGCACCCAGGGCATCAAGGACGCCTACATGACCGGACGCGGCAGCATCCGCATGCGCAGCGTCGTCGAGATCGAGGAGAACAAGGGCACCACCACGCTGGTGGTGACCGAACTCCCGTTCCAGGTGAACCCGGACAACCTGATCGGTTCGATCGCCGAGCAGGTCAACGACGGCAAGCTCAAAGGCATCAGCAAGATCGACGACGAGTCGTCCGATCGTGCTGGCATGCGCATCGTCATCACGCTGCGTCGCGACGCCGTGGCCCGCGTGGTGCTGAACAACTTGTACAAGCACAGCCAGCTGCAGACCAACTTCGGCGCCAACATGCTCTCGATCGTCGATGGCGTGCCGCGCACCTTGCGCCTGGATCAGATGATCCGCTTCTACGTCGCGCACCAGATCGACGTGATCGTCCGACGCACCCGCTACCGGCTGCGCAAGGCCGAGGAGCGCGCGCACATCCTGCGCGGTCTGGTCAAGGCGCTCGACGCCCTCGACGAGGTCATCGCGTTGATCCGTGCGTCGGCGAACACCGAGGCCGCACGGAGCGGCCTGATGGATCTGCTCGACATCGATGAGCTCCAGGCCGACGCCATCCTGGCGATGCAGCTGCGTCGCCTGTCGGCTCTGGAACGCCAGAAGATCATCGACGAGTTGGACGAGATCGAGCGCGAGATCGCCGACCTGAAGGACATCCTGGAGCGTCCGGAGCGGCAGCGCGCCATCGTCCGCGACGAGCTGAAGGAGGTCGTCGACAAGTACGGCGACGACCGCCGCACCAAGATCATCGCCGCCGAAGGCGATGTGAACGACGAGGACCTGATCGCCCGCGAGGACGTCGTCGTCACGATCACCGAGACCGGCTACGCCAAGCGCACCAAGACCGACCTGTACCGCAGCCAGAAGCGCGGCGGCAAGGGCGTCCAGGGCGCAGGGCTCAAGCAGGACGACATCGTCGCGCACTTCTTCGTCTCCAGCACGCACGACTGGCTGCTCTTCTTCACCACGAAGGGTCGCGTGTACCGGGCCAAGGCGTACGAGCTGCCAGAGGCGAATCGCACCGCGCGCGGCCAGCACGTGGCGAACCTCCTGGCGTTCCAGCCGGAGGAGAAGATCGCGCAGGTCATCCGGATCTCCGGGTACAACGACGCCGACTATCTGGTGCTGGCGACCCGCAACGGTCTGGTCAAGAAGTCGCGGCTGGATGCGTTCGACTCGAACCGCTCCGGCGGCATCGCGGCGATCAACCTGCGCGGCGAGGACGAACTCGTCGGCGCCCAGCTGTGCAGCGGCGCCGACGATCTGCTGCTGGTCTCGAAGAAGGGTCAGTCGATCCGGTTCACCGCCGACGACGAGACGCTCCGTCCGATGGGTCGTCAGACCTCCGGTGTGCAGGGCATGCGCTTCAACGACGACGATCAGCTGCTCTCGCTCAACGTCGTCCAGGACGACACGTTCCTGCTGGTCGCGACGTCCGGCGGCTATGCGAAGCGGACCGACATCGCCGAGTACACGGCGCAGGGACGCGGTGGCAAGGGCGTGCTGACGATTCAGCACGATCCCAAGCGCGGTGACCTGGTGGGCGCGCTGATCGTCGACCTCGACTCCGAGGTGTACGCGATCACGTCGAGCGGCGGCGTGATCCGCACGTTGGCCAAGCAGGTCCGCAAGGCCGGACGGCAGACCAAGGGCGTGCGCCTGATGAATCTGTCCGACGGCGACACGCTGCTCGCCATCGCACGCAACGCCGATGAGCCGGAAGAGGGCGCGGCAGACGCCGAATGA
- the gyrB gene encoding DNA topoisomerase (ATP-hydrolyzing) subunit B: MNRSGPSVADSKEPKKSKPGEYGAESISILEGLEAVRKRPGMYIGSTGERGLHHLIWEVVDNSVDEAMAGYATRVDVTLLADGGVRVVDDGRGMPVGMHATGVPAVEVIMTQLHAGGKFDSDSYAVSGGLHGVGISVVNALSTRVDLEIRNKGSFWNQTYTDAEPGPLVEGAKTAETGTSVTFWPDGSIFETTKFDAETVARRLQEMAFLNKGLTITLTDERMTDSEAEAEVEADADTMEAAETIASAEEKAEKVAKVKTRTYHYPDGIVDYVKHLNARSKSPIHRTVIGFTAKGTGHEVEIAMQWNEGYSESVHTFANTINTHEGGTHEEGFRSALTSTVNRYASDKKLVKDKDGKLEGADIREGLAAVISVKVADPQFEGQTKTKLGNTEVRSFVMKACNEHLADWFEANPAEAKTIIRKAADSQQARLAARRAKDLVRRKTATDIGGLPGKLADCRSKDPEKCEVYIVEGDSAGGSAKSGRDSMYQAILPLRGKIINVEKARIDRVLKNAEVQSIITAFGTGIHDEFDIAKLRYHKIVLMADADVDGQHIATLLLTLLFRFMRPLIEQGHVFLAQPPLYKLKWQKGAAPDFAYSDRERDALLEAGLAANKKINMADGIQRYKGLGEMNASELWETTMDPDVRVLKQVTLDDAAAADELFSILMGEDVSARRSFIARNAKDVRFLDV, translated from the coding sequence ATGAACAGGAGCGGACCCTCCGTGGCCGACAGTAAAGAGCCGAAGAAGTCCAAGCCCGGTGAATACGGTGCCGAGTCCATCTCCATCCTGGAAGGTCTCGAAGCCGTCCGCAAACGACCCGGCATGTACATCGGTTCCACCGGTGAACGCGGTCTGCACCATCTGATCTGGGAGGTCGTCGACAACTCGGTCGACGAGGCGATGGCCGGCTATGCGACCCGCGTCGATGTGACTCTGCTGGCCGACGGCGGCGTCCGCGTCGTCGACGACGGTCGTGGCATGCCGGTGGGCATGCACGCCACCGGCGTTCCGGCCGTCGAAGTCATCATGACGCAGCTGCACGCGGGCGGTAAGTTCGACTCCGACTCGTACGCGGTGTCCGGCGGTCTCCACGGTGTCGGCATCTCGGTCGTGAACGCGCTGTCGACGCGCGTCGATCTGGAGATCCGCAACAAGGGCTCGTTCTGGAACCAGACGTACACCGATGCCGAACCGGGGCCGCTGGTCGAGGGCGCGAAGACCGCGGAGACCGGCACCTCGGTCACCTTCTGGCCGGACGGCAGCATCTTCGAGACCACCAAGTTCGACGCGGAGACCGTCGCCCGTCGCCTGCAGGAGATGGCGTTCCTGAACAAGGGACTGACCATCACGCTCACCGATGAGCGGATGACCGATTCGGAGGCGGAAGCCGAGGTCGAGGCCGACGCGGACACCATGGAGGCCGCGGAGACCATCGCATCGGCCGAGGAGAAGGCCGAGAAGGTGGCGAAGGTCAAGACTCGGACCTACCACTACCCGGACGGCATCGTCGACTACGTCAAGCACCTCAATGCGCGCAGCAAGTCGCCGATCCATCGGACGGTCATCGGTTTCACCGCGAAGGGCACCGGCCACGAGGTCGAGATCGCGATGCAGTGGAACGAGGGCTACTCGGAGTCGGTCCACACCTTCGCGAACACCATCAACACCCACGAGGGCGGCACCCATGAGGAGGGCTTCCGCTCGGCGTTGACCAGCACCGTCAACCGGTACGCGTCCGATAAGAAGCTCGTCAAGGACAAGGACGGCAAACTCGAGGGCGCCGACATCCGCGAGGGACTCGCCGCCGTGATCTCGGTGAAGGTCGCGGACCCGCAGTTCGAGGGGCAGACCAAGACCAAGCTCGGCAACACCGAGGTCCGCAGCTTCGTGATGAAGGCGTGCAACGAGCACCTCGCCGACTGGTTCGAGGCCAACCCGGCTGAGGCGAAGACCATCATCCGCAAAGCGGCCGACTCCCAGCAGGCGCGCCTGGCGGCTCGTCGGGCCAAGGACCTCGTCCGCCGCAAGACGGCCACCGACATCGGCGGCCTGCCCGGCAAGCTCGCCGACTGCCGCAGCAAGGACCCGGAGAAGTGCGAGGTCTACATCGTGGAGGGCGACTCGGCAGGCGGCTCCGCCAAGTCCGGTCGCGACTCGATGTACCAGGCGATCCTGCCGCTGCGAGGCAAGATCATCAACGTCGAGAAGGCGCGCATCGACCGTGTGCTCAAGAACGCCGAGGTCCAGTCGATCATCACCGCGTTCGGCACGGGTATCCACGACGAGTTCGACATCGCGAAGCTGCGCTACCACAAGATCGTCCTGATGGCCGACGCCGACGTCGACGGTCAGCACATCGCGACGCTGCTGCTCACGCTGCTGTTCCGATTCATGCGTCCGCTCATCGAGCAGGGTCATGTGTTCCTCGCGCAGCCGCCGCTGTACAAGCTGAAGTGGCAGAAGGGCGCCGCTCCCGACTTCGCCTACAGCGACCGCGAGCGCGACGCGCTGCTCGAGGCCGGTCTCGCCGCGAACAAGAAGATCAACATGGCCGACGGCATCCAGCGCTACAAGGGGCTGGGCGAGATGAACGCCAGTGAGCTGTGGGAGACGACGATGGATCCCGACGTCCGTGTCCTCAAGCAGGTCACGCTCGACGACGCGGCGGCCGCCGACGAGCTGTTCTCGATCCTCATGGGTGAGGACGTCAGCGCACGCCGCAGTTTCATCGCGCGCAACGCCAAGGACGTCCGCTTCCTCGACGTCTAG
- a CDS encoding DUF721 family protein: MTDETPDPLAGRSGYEMARKALEQARAEAKAAGKSVGMGRSAPIRSRRRGGDRSRRTWSGAGPDGRDPQPLGRLTGGIAKDRGWDSKISEGTVFGMWPSIVGEDISSHAHPEKLVETTLYVRAESTAWATQLRYMQGDIIAKIAKAVGHNVVTSLRIFGPQAPSWRKGPRHVPGRGPRDTYG, encoded by the coding sequence ATGACCGACGAGACTCCCGACCCGCTCGCCGGGCGCAGCGGATACGAGATGGCGCGCAAGGCCCTCGAGCAGGCGCGCGCCGAGGCGAAGGCGGCCGGAAAATCGGTCGGCATGGGCCGGTCGGCGCCGATTCGCTCGCGGCGACGCGGCGGAGATCGATCCCGTCGTACCTGGTCCGGAGCGGGACCGGACGGTCGTGATCCGCAGCCACTGGGACGGCTGACCGGCGGAATCGCCAAGGACCGCGGCTGGGACTCGAAGATCTCCGAGGGCACGGTCTTCGGGATGTGGCCGTCGATCGTCGGCGAGGACATCTCGTCGCACGCCCATCCGGAGAAGCTCGTCGAGACCACGCTGTACGTGCGCGCGGAGTCGACGGCGTGGGCCACCCAGCTGCGCTACATGCAGGGCGACATCATCGCCAAGATCGCCAAGGCCGTCGGCCACAACGTGGTGACGAGCCTGCGGATCTTCGGTCCGCAGGCGCCGTCGTGGCGGAAGGGTCCGCGGCACGTTCCGGGGCGCGGGCCGCGCGACACGTACGGCTGA
- the recF gene encoding DNA replication/repair protein RecF (All proteins in this family for which functions are known are DNA-binding proteins that assist the filamentation of RecA onto DNA for the initiation of recombination or recombinational repair.) → MFVRDLALRDFRSWPSVEFTLAPETTIFVGRNGFGKTNLLESMFYVATLRSHRVSTDAPLVRSGADAAKVSATVENDGRELTVDLSIAAVGANKAAINTRPVRRTREVLGILRTVLFAPEDLALVRGDPSERRRFVDELVAQLRPLAAGAKADYDRVLRQRSALLKTAGAAMRRGETDSVMSTLDVWDAQLADFGAQVTAARLAVVRQLAPLVTGAYASIAPHSRPAHITYRSAAGPDVDSSDGGDPSIEGIREILADRLIEVRGKEIDRGVCLIGPHRDDLELILGDEPAKGFASHGESWSFALALRLASVDLLRADGVDPVIMLDDVFAELDVRRREKLAEFTADAEQLLVTAAVADDIPAAVGGRRISVGVTDDDGPRRSVVVGDDRADLPADRAESRSS, encoded by the coding sequence GTGTTCGTTCGAGACCTGGCGCTGCGCGACTTCCGCTCCTGGCCTAGCGTCGAGTTCACGTTGGCCCCGGAGACCACGATCTTCGTCGGCCGCAACGGATTCGGAAAGACGAATCTGTTGGAGTCGATGTTCTACGTGGCGACCCTGCGATCGCACCGAGTCTCGACCGACGCACCGTTGGTCCGGTCCGGTGCCGATGCGGCCAAGGTCTCCGCGACCGTCGAGAACGACGGTCGCGAGCTGACCGTCGACCTGTCGATCGCAGCGGTCGGCGCCAACAAGGCCGCCATCAACACCCGGCCGGTACGCCGTACGCGGGAGGTCCTCGGAATTCTGCGTACCGTGCTGTTCGCACCGGAGGACCTCGCGCTGGTGCGCGGCGACCCGAGTGAGCGGCGGCGTTTCGTCGACGAACTCGTCGCGCAGTTGCGGCCGTTGGCCGCGGGCGCGAAAGCCGACTACGACAGGGTGCTCCGACAGCGGTCGGCGCTCCTCAAGACTGCGGGTGCGGCCATGCGCCGGGGCGAGACCGACTCCGTGATGAGCACCCTCGACGTCTGGGACGCGCAGCTCGCGGACTTCGGCGCCCAGGTCACGGCCGCGCGGCTCGCCGTCGTCCGACAACTGGCGCCGCTGGTGACCGGGGCATACGCGTCGATCGCTCCGCATTCGCGTCCGGCGCACATCACGTACCGGTCGGCGGCCGGTCCGGACGTCGACTCCTCCGACGGCGGGGATCCGTCGATCGAGGGGATTCGCGAGATCCTCGCCGACCGGTTGATCGAGGTGCGGGGCAAGGAGATCGACCGCGGCGTGTGTCTGATCGGTCCGCACCGCGACGACCTCGAACTGATCCTGGGCGACGAGCCGGCGAAGGGATTCGCCAGTCACGGCGAGTCGTGGTCGTTCGCGCTCGCCTTGCGCCTGGCCAGCGTCGATCTGCTGCGCGCCGACGGCGTCGATCCGGTCATCATGCTCGACGACGTGTTCGCCGAACTCGACGTCCGTCGCCGCGAGAAACTCGCCGAGTTCACCGCGGACGCCGAGCAACTGCTGGTGACCGCGGCCGTCGCCGACGACATTCCCGCCGCGGTCGGCGGCCGCCGCATCTCGGTCGGCGTCACCGACGACGACGGTCCTCGTCGCTCGGTCGTGGTCGGCGACGATCGAGCGGATCTGCCCGCCGATCGAGCGGAGTCGAGATCCTCATGA